The sequence TCTACATTGATAAACTACTGATGAAGAACGCAACAAAccatgaattaaaaaataataagaaatgtATTTATCTCATGATTAAAGTACACCACAGTCATAATCAAAAATTAGGACACAGAAGCAGTAAGTCAATACACTCAATGACTCAGTGTTCCAACTGGAGTGGGGTATGCGGCCAAGCGTATAAAGTACACAGAACAACATAAATTAAGTCAAAATCAGGGTAATAAACTCAAAAATAGGGTAATAAAATCAGGGGAATTAACTTATTTGTTCATTTCAACATTGTGATCTAGAGACTGAGCGTATCACCGAAGTCTCACTTCAATGTTACCTCAGCCAGAGAGTGAACAGGTTGTCAGGTCCAGATTAATGAGAAGAGAGGGGGTTTGTGCTGGGAGAGGTACTAACCACTGGACTGTCCTGGCTCCACATTGAGTCGGCCGTGGCCCCACAAGCAACCTCCCCTGAGGTAATGGCCTTTTTTTTCAGATCCTGGAGTTTATTGATGCGCTCCTTGAAGCCAGGCTTGCCCTCtgacttctctccctctatcagcATGTCGATGTATGCAGCTGTTGAGAGTGGATCGGGCCTCAGAGCGATCTCCTTCAGGGTGTTGAGACACTGGGCTGAGCGCTCCATCAGCCTGACCACCTCGTCCTCTAGGTGGTCGTACTCCAGCTCCATCTGTTTGATGATGTCAGCAACGGACATGGCTTTCTTAGAGGCCCTCTCATACTGTTTTTTCAGCTCCTTGTAGGTTCGTTTCTCTTTCACCGTCTCGGAACCCCAGTAGAAAGCCTTGAGGGTATGCTTCGTTGTAGGGCACTCGCCTTTGCATTCTTTGCATTTACCAGACCAGGTAAAGATCTCACAAAAATAATTTGTCACGGAAGTTGGAATTGTGGAAAGAAACGGTACCAAAGCCTTAACCAGGTCAATACCCTGCCTTACCCAGCATGATTTGTGGCAAGTGACATTACATTCCTCACAGTTCATTGAGTATTCTTCGGTTTTAACTTTAACAGGCCTTGTGACGCTGACCTCATAATCAAATTCCTTATTGTCTGCTATAGCTGACTCGTGTGCTTGGAGAATTTGAGATTCTTTTTTAATCTCCTCAAGTTTAGTTAAGGCCAATTTCACCTTAATCTGGATATTCTCAATGGAGATCTCCAGCTGAGCTCTCTGTCTGAGCACCTCCTTGGTTAAGGTCAAGCTCTTGGTCTCAATGACTTTCAGATCAGAAAATaattttttcatgtttttggtTCCCATGTCCCAACGCTTTTTGAtgccttcttcctcctcctcatcatcatcatcctcatcattgtTTCCATCTTCTTCAATGTCACCCCCCTCATTTTCGTTGCATATACCAGGTATAAAGTTATTGAATTTGAAGTGAATTGGTAAACCATTTTTCGTTTTAGGACATGGGACCCCAAACTCATTGATCGCCCCGAGAACCAGAGGAGTTGTGTTGTCTGCAAATGTCACCAGAATCCGGATGTTCTCTGCCACATCTTTGCCAAATATGCGGAGCACTGAATCAAAGACGTATTTCTGTGTCGTTGTAAGCCGAGCTAAAGATGCTTGGACCACGAAGCAGATGGCATCAATCTGGCTGATTCCACTTTTAGCCGAGAATAAATTTTCTAGCTGACTCATAATCAACCCATCTCTTTCTATGCCTCTCGTGTCTCCGAAACCCGGTGTGTCCACAATAGTCAGGGAGTAGTCGATCTGGAAGCCCTCTCGGTGGTTGAGCTTGTACACGGTTACTTCAGAGGTCTGGCTGTGAGCCTGAGACTTGGCCGTGCCTTCGTCTACCAACTTGAATTTAAAGGTATCTTCCCATGTGACCCCCAAGATGTAGTTGATCATCCTGTTGACCAGGGTGGACTTGCCCGCCCCAGTGGCTCCTAGAACCATGATGGTGCGGTTCTTTTTACCAAAGTCTTTTCCAAATATGAAGCATTTGCATCCCTCTATCTCCATGGACTGGGCTTCCAGAGGAAGAGTGTAAATGTCCAGAGTACCTGAACGTCCTTCAATCTTATTGCCTTCTATCTTAACAGCTTCTGCCAACCGCTTAGGGGggggttggcaggaggcggGGCGCGGCGGGGCGAGGGCGGGGTGGGGCAAAAACACTGTTTGCAAAGTATTAAGCATTGTAGCAATATTTGTTAACTTCTCCGATTTCTGACTAATTCAAACGGTTGTAAGATCTTCTGAGGAGTTGAGAAGATAGCAGGAAGGTTAGCCCTGACAATCAACAGTTTGTTCCTTGTCTCAAACCAGGTTGATTCTCATAGAAATATCCCTGATGTGATCTGCAAATAAGACACAAACATGTCAGGAAAACCTCTGCATGATTGTGTAGAGACATTTATATATGAGTTTCTCAGCCATTTAGAATTGTTGCATTTCACACAGCTGTTATTGACAGCCCAAATGATTATTCAATTAAATGATTACCGCGGCTGATCCGCAAATTAAAAAGGTCTGCAAAAAGCTAAACTTTGTAAAATAAACTACGACAGTGCCTTTGAAATAGCCTTGGCGATATTGCAGTCTATAGGTGCACATATTGCCCTCTATAGGTGGATGCTAGTATGCAGCCAGATTTGCTTCGGTACACATTGGAACAAAAATTTGAGCGCATCCACACATGCGTAGGCCTACAGGCGAGTTCACATGTCCTAATCTGTTCTGAAAGTGAGTGTGTGGATAGCATTTTACAAAACAcgtaaaaaatgtaaattatgtgtatttgtgcatctTGACATATTCGTGTGGATATCCTTTTACAATGTCGTTGGCCCCGTAATGTGAAGCGTTAGTGTGGATATAATTTTAGCAGCCACAAGTAAAATATTTCTTTGCATGGAAATTGATTGCAAAGCCCAAGGAGAAAACTATTGTGGTAGGCCTACACGCAACGTGAATCGTCTTCTGTGGGTTAGGCCTACGCATAATCAGGTCTTGCGCATTCACATTTTACAGCACAACAGTGTGATATATTGGACAAAAATCCACAAAGAAAAATGAGCGACTCACTAGAGCCATGCGATCCACAAATGGGTAAAAGTGATTGTGGAAACAATTTTATAAGACGGCAGACATGTGGATCGTGCAATATCATTGTGAATAACATTAGGCCACGAAGCACAACTATCAAATATTTGTGGATTGCGGTACACGAAACGCGAATCATCTTCCATGGGTTGCGCATAATAAAGTTTGAGAAAAAAGTCCATAGATTCCCCGAACCAATcatggaagagatgccctgattgtcAGAAATTAACGCCAAAAAACGAAATTGTCTCATTACGGAGGCCGGCGCAGTCTCAACCATAACAGATATTTTCACACACCATATCACTCAGTAGCCTAATAGTTTAAGGTTTGCTAGGGCATTTTTAACAGATACACGCAAATGATAGTTAACCCTtaattatagtgtgtgtgtgtgtgtgtgtgtgtgtgtgtgtgtgtgtgtgtgtgtgtgtgtgtgtgtgtgtgtgtgtgtgtgagagaaacaaAATGTAATGTTCCAAAACTAATGTTAACTTAATACATATAACTGTTTTACTCTGTTGCTGTAGCAGGTCAATAAAGGTTTAATCATAGCAGTTGTGAGGTGGCCTATACTTTACAATACAATGACGTGAACACACCTGGTTATATCGGTCTGGCCCAGGTCCAGGTTCAGCCTTCAACACAGAGATAGGACCAGCTCCGGGTAGACCTAATGAAATGCTCAGTGTTAAATACCGCACTTGTTATAATATAAATCACAATGAAACGCCCATCCATTCCGTCCACTCGAGTGATAACGTTCCAAACAGGGTCACCGAATCAGTACCACCCGCAACAACTTTATTGTATTAGGTGTCAATATAACTGATCAAAGCACGTTTCTGTCCTACCTTGGCTGTCCCGGCTGAGAGCAGGATGAGAGCTCAGTCTCTCTACGGCGCCTCTTAAAGCTGAGCTGGGTCGGCCACACCCAGGAGGGGGGTTGGCTAGCTCATTTCTTTAAGCCACTCCGTTTCCAAGAAATGCTCCGGTTTCCCCCCACCCTCGATGAACAAGGCAAGTGGAGTCGGTACTTGAACGCTACACTGTCTGATGGGTTCTTGCAGAATTGTGCATTTCTCCACGGGGCTCAATTAAGTATCTTCTTCTTAATCCTCCTAATAATGTTAAATATGACATGCAATTCACATGGATTAGCCTATAAGCCTTAATGTTTACacgcacattctctctctctctctctctctctctctctctctctctctctctctctctctctctctctctctctctctctccagacacgcacacacacagttcacatgCGTAAAATAAAATTCATGTTTTGGTTTGTATATTTTTCCACATAGATATATTTCTATATCTCATATTTTTATGGACAAAGAGTTAACTTACAGTACACACACTTATCTCACACATGCACTACatacaaactctcacacacacacacacacacacacacacacacacaccgcagcacagctcacacacacacacacacacacattttgtacCCCCTAAACAGTAAAGTGGCCAACGAAACTATTAAGTCCACGCAAGCGCGAATATTCATGATACGTATACCTCTGGACCAAGATTCAGGAGGCAGGATTCTACAGGGGAAAAAGATTTGCAGCCCggtttatgtttatgttattCTAGTTTTGTTGATAGATATGACAGAGGGTGTGTATATTGTAGCGAGCAgtgcgggaaggacgagacgggagcctaGGTTAAAcggcaactctcgtgcctcatacaccgcacaaccccgagagctgcctttatttaacacacacccacaacacacagcgcaccgcacacccaaccaacggacatgcaagtctcggtaacggtggcggcaacactaaacactataaacaacaacacacaaacaataaagaccccaaacccgttaaccccacttaacctaagagaaacaaattgacaaaaggcaataaacccctttttcccaaccggcatctCGGATCCCCAGAATCCCCGGCGCCACACAGCCCCCACCTTAGAGGTCAGACGTCCCGACGACCCCAACACCCATTGCACGGTCCCGAGTGTTCAGGGGCCGGCGCCGCCGCCTTGGCCCCTGCCAGTGACGGTCCCGTTGCGACGCAGCCTTCCTCCCTGGTTGGGACGCCTGTCTCCAACAGTCTGTAGAGGTCCTGGGGATGTGGTTGGGGACCACCTCTTTCAGGGCCCCCACCAGGTTCTGCTGTAGGGGGCCTCTGGAGCGCCGTTCAGGCCCCCCATTCTCCACCGCCCTCCGACGTCTGGCCTTCCGAAGCCACGCCGGCGGCTGGGACGAGGATGGGTGGCACGCTGCCCCGTCCACCCGCAGTCCTCGACCAGCCCCAGCTGCCGACACTGCTGCGGCTCGAGGTCAGCCCTGTCCTGCCGCCACAGCGCACGGGAAGCCTCAGCCGTCTCGGTGGCGGGAAGGGTGGCCGTCCGGACCCGGCCCTTCCTTTGCCTGGACCCTCACGTTCTTTGTGCCAGCCGCGTCGAGCAGCACAGGTTGcgacaacggaccatctccttcagaaacatcaaacatatcaacaccacagacctctccaccctgatcagctcctaccccaaccctcccccagcttcctccctgactgacatGGTgcctcactacaataactgcctctcctcttccttcaccaccctggcccccctgaaaacccgctcagtctcattcacccacactgctcccttgttcactcctcatctgcgccagctcaaagccactggtcgtcgactggagcgactctacaataagactcaactcactgtgcaccgccaaatgtatttggaccacctccatcactacaagaatgccctcaccactgccaaaacctcattcTACTCcatcctcatcaacactggtacaggcaacagcagagtcctcttctcaacagtcagccacttacttcagcctcctaaaccctccctccagacatttccaccacccaatgcactgcgttcctggaCTTCTTCAGCACTaacatcaacaccattcaccaacaaatggcctcatctcgcaccccctctgatgacccaccctggatgatcacctctggccaacctctcatcagctccctctctgacttcaccccagtaacagaacagaccgtttcagaactcatccgcaaagccaaaaccaccacctgtcagctcgatcctattcccacctcccttgtcaaagcatgtctaccgtccatctcccccatgatcaccaacataattaactcctccctcactactggtaccgtaccccccactctcaagctggctgccatcactcccatcctgaaaaaacctggtgctgacccaactgaccttaaccattaccggcccatctccaatctccctttcatctccaagacacttgaaagggtggttgccgcacaactacagtcccaccttgacacaaacaatctccacgaaacgttccaatctggcttccgtcaaaatcaccaacgacctcctccgtgcagccgactctggattactcaccattctcatcctcctcgatctcagcgcagaattcgacaccatctcccaccctctgctcctggaccgcctgactggcattgggatcactggtgctgcactctcctggtttacatcctacctcaccggccgtcaacgatttgttcaactaagcaaccacaagtctgggtgttcaggtgtctcactgggtgtcccccaggggtcagtcttgggtccactccggTTCACCAcctacctcctcccgctgggcacactcctccgtcaccatggggtccattttccctgctacgctgacgacacacaggtctacatctccaccaaacccaccgctgccatcccccccacctccctcatcacgtgcctggaagacatccggagctggttgagcaggaacttcctgaaactcaatggaaacaagaccgaggccctgctcatcggctccaaatccaccctcaccaaATCACAACACAGCCCAGCTCACagcccagctccactcataatcatcgatggattcccagtacccatCTCCttcaaagtcaagagcctctgtgtcatcctggacaacaccctctcattcgcatcCGATATTcgcaacatcacccggactgcattcttccacctccgcaacatcgccagactccgcccatcactgacccaatccagcactgaaatcctagttcactcatttgtcacatcacgcatagaaaAAActcaaactcatcaacagactgcagatcattcagaactcagccgcccggatcatcacccgcaccaaatcatctgaccacatcacccctgtcctcatccaacttcactggctcccagtacactaccgcatccaatactaaaccctactcctcacctacaaagctctccacaacctagcccccagttacctctgcgacctcctccaagaatacactccctcccgctccctccgctcaacctctgctggactaccaTGTATcaccacatcacgactcatgcccggtcattcagctgttcagcatcaaggctctggaactccctccccccacacataaaaaagtcagacaccattacaaccttcaagtcacaactcaaaactcacctgttcaaacttgcacacaacgtctaactgaacACTGTcttgaatgtttgtttgttttgtcttgtttttgttttatttttttatttatttattattattttttccacaatgtcttgtttttaaacgatttatgatgactttatgctctgtaaggtgacctctatattcaatgtattattattattattattatcttgccGTATGGCGGCCATGAGGTGTGCGAGGGCTCTCTCGCCGCCCTGCCTGTGTCGGCATTATGCTGCGCTGCCCAGACAGCTGCCCACTGCCGCCGCCATTGCTGAATGGGCCGAAGACTTTACTGTCCCGCTCgacgatgccctctctctccttgtgagctCGGAGTCTGCCGACTCCGACAGCAACGAggagggggcgtctcccccagcttcccctctccgaatggagaggcccggggcagcagcattgcccgtctctgccGCCACCTCACTTCCAGTGGTTGGAGCTTTGGTGGCAGAGCTACCGGGTATTATCGCCAGGGCAGCCGCAAACCTTGGCCTTGCGGTGCCCATGCCTCAGGCCCCCCAACGCCCGGACCAGCTCCGTGGCATCTGGGGGCTCGAGGCCGCGACACGCCCCGCCCGTCTCGATCCGATCTGGCCGATGTTTCCCGCCATCAGCCCGTACTTCagtggggctgcggcggagcccgGGAGGCTCGGTGCCCCGGTGAAAACATTTATCCAGGTCACGAAGACGGAGGGTCTGACAGACCGGGGTTACAGGACGGTACCGCCGCTGGATCCCGCTCTGTATGCTGTCTTTGGAGTGCCCGGGGCTCAGCGACCGCCGCCCCACTCCCAAAGACCAGCTGACAGCCAAGCTTACAGACAGAGCGCATCGGTGTatgatgcagcaagaggctgttatgaataacatcgccctgctggcgCATAACATCTCCTCCATGGCGGCTGACCCTCATCGTCTGGCCGAACAGGCAGTCGACGTGGTGAAAACCGCCGgtgtcatcctctgcctctgctccaccggcgcggtggcagcggcccggagggcggcatggcagcacctcattcagaggaacctgtggctgcagcagaccccGGGCATCCCTGAGCCGATGAGGCGGCAGTTACTGGAGTGCCCCGTCAGCCCGGACGTGCTGTTCGGGCCCCGTCTTTCATCTATGGTGGATGAGATGCAGGCCGCTTCCGAGGAGGCAGAGAAATTCCGGGACACGTTTCccgccctccgcctccacccgggCGGCAGCGCTCCGCTCCAAGCCCCCGTCGCCGCCATAGGCCCCCGGCAGTCACTGTCGCGGCGCCAccggcagctcctcctcctggcccccaggcttaccagccccgcccgcctccatcgcaggctgcggcgagcggcAAGCGAAGGCcccgggcagcgggctcatggggctatgtcccgccccacaagtGCCGGAAGGCAATTACggcgagggagaagcgtgtgagagcgagaaacacctctttagtaaagacggctgttttttccccacacagttaacgccAGAGCCTACCGGCCCgaccataactgtttcacacgcatctcccaccacatataggcaggccgtcgataaaccttgtattattgatcgagccagcccttcATTACCTTTACGAAGGCAGCCTCGCCCGGCTTAccggccccgcccgcctccatcgcaggctgcggcgagtggccagcaaaggcctcgggcagcgggctcatggggcgaTGTCGCGCCCCACGAGCGCCGgctattacggggcgagggagaaacgtgtgacagcgagaaacacctctttactaaagacggctgttatctccccacacagttaacgccggagcctaccggcccggccataactgtttcacacgcatctcccaccacatataggcaggccgtcaataaaccttgtattattgatcgagccagccctacaTTACTTTCCCCTCACCACGTCATACCTGGCATGACACGTGGCGAGACGGCCGCTAAAACAAGCTCTCTGTCTATGAATGACACGCAGCTCGTTCACagtgtcagcagtctgctgcccaGTCACAATGTTATTCCGCCTCGCGTCCCAACGCTCAGGAGAGAGGACTACACTCTtgtcacaagctgagcaggcagggcatgcctctgctaatgacacacacacccagccctttcGGGCAGAGCTCCCCATGGGCTGTGAGGAGGACTCCTTCCCTCGCAGCGGCGGCAGGGGCTCAAGCGTGGCTCGTTTCCATGACagccgcatcaaaacaagaggctgCACAGCCGCTTTCAGAGCATTACTCAGAATGGCTGAACGCATGCACCCTGGCCAAATGGATGGACAGGCTGATCAGCAAGGGTCACACCCTGCAGTTCACCTCCGTCCCGCCGCGATTCAACGGGATTGTGGAAACAACGCTGTCATCCAAGGATCAACAGCTGTCACTTTTGgtggagctccagcagcttctaGCGAAATAAGTGATTTCCACGGTCCCGAAGGGAGAGGGAATGCAGGGATTCTATTCCCGTTATTACCTGGTACCGCGGAGAGGCCGGTTCACATGTTAACAATCAGacgagtgttacagtgtgtaaagccgggcgactggttcacctcaatagatttga is a genomic window of Gadus morhua chromosome 8, gadMor3.0, whole genome shotgun sequence containing:
- the LOC115548206 gene encoding uncharacterized protein LOC115548206 isoform X1 gives rise to the protein MLNTLQTVFLPHPALAPPRPASCQPPPKRLAEAVKIEGNKIEGRSGTLDIYTLPLEAQSMEIEGCKCFIFGKDFGKKNRTIMVLGATGAGKSTLVNRMINYILGVTWEDTFKFKLVDEGTAKSQAHSQTSEVTVYKLNHREGFQIDYSLTIVDTPGFGDTRGIERDGLIMSQLENLFSAKSGISQIDAICFVVQASLARLTTTQKYVFDSVLRIFGKDVAENIRILVTFADNTTPLVLGAINEFGVPCPKTKNGLPIHFKFNNFIPGICNENEGGDIEEDGNNDEDDDDEEEEEGIKKRWDMGTKNMKKLFSDLKVIETKSLTLTKEVLRQRAQLEISIENIQIKVKLALTKLEEIKKESQILQAHESAIADNKEFDYEVSVTRPVKVKTEEYSMNCEECNVTCHKSCWVRQGIDLVKALVPFLSTIPTSVTNYFCEIFTWSGKCKECKGECPTTKHTLKAFYWGSETVKEKRTYKELKKQYERASKKAMSVADIIKQMELEYDHLEDEVVRLMERSAQCLNTLKEIALRPDPLSTAAYIDMLIEGEKSEGKPGFKERINKLQDLKKKAITSGEVACGATADSMWSQDSPVVSTSPSTNPLSSH